The Streptomyces sp. NBC_00236 DNA window CGATGGTGCCCAGGCCGATGACACCGACCAGCAGCACCCACACGGGCTTGCGGAGCACGAACCGCGCCCAGCGGGTGCCCATGTTCGGCTTGGCCTCGGGCCGGTTCTCGTCCGCGGCGGCCTTGCGGGCCTTGCGGCCCATGATCCGCTTGCCCACGAACCCGAGCATGGCCGGGACGAGGGTGAGCGCGATGAGGACGGCGATCGCGACCGTGCCGGCCGCGGCGAAGCCCATCTTCGACAGCATCGGGATGTTGACGACCGCGAGGCCGACCAGGGCGATGACGACGGTGAGCCCGGCGAAGACGACCGCGGAACCGGCCGTGCCGACCGCACGGCCCGCCGCCTCCTCGCGCTCCCGGCCCTCGGCCAGTTCGGCGCGGTAGCGGGAGACGATGAAGAGCGCGTAGTCGATGCCGACCGCGAGGCCGATCATCATCGCGAGGGTGGAGGTGGTCGAGCCCAGGTCCAGCACATTGGCCAGCGCGGTGATCGACGAGACGCCGATCCCGACCCCGATCAGGGCGGTGAGCAGGGGCAGCCCCGCCGCGATCAGCGAGCCGAAGGTGATGACGAGCACCACCGCGGCCAGCGCGATCCCGATGATCTCGGTGGCTCCGGTCTCCGGCATCACCTGGAGCGCGTCACCGCCGATCTCCACGGTCATCCCGCTCTTCTGCGCCGCCGTCCCCGAGTCCTCCAGGGACTCCCGGGTCGCGTCGGTCAGCTCCATCGAGTTGACCTTGTAGGTCACCGATACGTACGCGGTCGAACCGTCCTTGGAGACGGCGTTCCCGGTGTACGGGTCGACGACCGAGGCGATCTGGTCCGAGCCGGACTTCAGCTCGCCGGTGATCTTGTTGACGTCGGCCTTGTGGGCCGGGTCCGTCATCTTCTCGCCCTCGGGCGCCTTGAAGACGATGCGCGCGGTCGCGCCGTCGGCGCTGGCCGCGGGGAATCGCTGTTCCAGCAGGTCGAAGGCCTTCTGCGCCTCCGTACCCGGGATCGAGAAGGAGCTGGAGGTGGCGGTGGACGCGGTGGCCGCGCCGAATCCGGCGAGCGCCAGCAGTGCCACCCAGATCAGGGCGACATAGCGGCGGCGCCGGAAGGCGAGCCGTCCGAGCTTGTAGAGGAATGTGGCCACGGAGGCGTACTCCCGGTCAGGTCGAGTGGAAATGGGCGTGAGGAACCAGCCCGACGACGAGAGCGGCGTGTCAGGTGGGGCTTGGGGAGAGGGCCGTACGGGTGCCGTGGGGACGGCGCGGGGACGGCTGTCAGACTCCGAGAGCGGGGAGGATCACGGAGTCGACGTAGTCGGAGAGGAACGCCTGGTCCACCGGGCGGTCCTCAACGAGCTGCCGGGCGGCGAACGCGCCGATCAGCATGTGCGGTACGTACTTCAGCGCCGGATTGTCCGGACGCAGTTCACCCCGGTCCACGGCCCGCCGCAGCAGCGTGTCGAGACCGGTCATCTCCGGCTCGATCAGCAGCTCGCGCAGGGCCTGCAGAAGATCGGGGTTCTCATGGACGGCATGGCTCAGGCCCCGCATCAGCGCGGAGTCCTTCTCCATCTGGCAGTCGTCACTACGGCCCAGGACGGCATGGAAGTCACCGCGCAGCGAGCCGGTGTCGACATCGCCGAGGGAAACGGGCTTGTTGTGCCGCATGGCCGTGACGACGAGCTCGGGCTTGCTCCCCCACTGGCGGTAGAGGGTGGCCTTGCTGGAACGGGTACGCGCGGCGACGGCGTCCATCGTGAGGGCGTCGTAGCCGACCTCGCGGAGCAGGTCGAGCACGGCGGCGTACAGCTCGCTCTCACGCTCGGGCGTGAGCCGTGTGCGTGCCATGGTCGACCTCCTGTTCCCTGAGCTCGGTAATGCGTACGTCAGTCGCTTCGCACATCAGTCAATCGAACGAAACTGTTTCGTACACCTCGACGGTACCCCGCACCCCCAGCGAAACGAAATCGTTTCGCTTGTGTTCCGCACCACAAGTTGCCGCGGCCCTCGCGCACCGAAAGCATTGGGGGGTGAGTGACGACGTCTCGTATCTCCGGTTCCCGCACCTCCACGAGGATCTGCTCTGCTTCGCCGCGGAGGACGATCTCTGGGTGGCCCCCCTCGTCCCCGAGGGCGAGGTGCCCGGACGCGCCTGGCGCGTGACCGTCGACCGCACCAGAGTCAGCCATCCGCGCTTCTCCCCCGACGGGACCCGGATCGCCTACACGACCTGGCGCAGCCTGGACCCCGAGATCCACCTCGCGCCCGTCGCCGGCGGCCCGTCCCGCCGGCTCACCTACTGGGGGTCGACCGACGCCCGGGTCTGCGGCTGGACCCCCGACCCCGGGGACGGCGCCCAGATCCTCGCCGTCTCCTCGCACCGGCAGCCGTTCTCGTACTTCTCCTGGGCCTACAGCGTGCCCACGGACGGCAGCCCCGGCGGCCGGCTGCCCTGGGGCCCGGTCTCCGACATCGCCGTGGCCGAGATCGACGGCGAACGCCGCACCCTGCTCCTGACCGGAAAGCCGCCGCACGAGCCGGCCGCCTGGAAGCGGTACCGGGGCGGCGCGACCGGGCGGCTGTGGCTGCACGGCGAGCGGCTGCTCCCGGACATCGGCGGGCACCTCGACTCCCCGATGTTCGTCGGCGGCCGCATCGCGTTCCTCTCCGACCACGAGGGCGTCGGCAACCTGTACTCCTGCCTCCCCGACGGCACCGACCTGCGCCGGCACACGGACCACGACGCCTTCTACGCCCGGCACGCCTCCAGCGACGGACACCGTGTCGTCTACCAGTGCGCGGGCGAGGTGTGGCTGGTCGACGACCTGGAGTCCCCCGACGCCGTGCCCCGCAAGCTGGAGGTCCGGCTCGGCGGGCCGCGCGCCGGCCGTCGTACGTACCAGGTGGCGGCCGCCAGCAACATCGACTCGCTCTCCGTGGACGAGACCGGCCGGGCGAGCGCCGTCGCGGTACGCGGCAGCCTGTACTGGCTCACCCACCGCGACGGCCCCGCCCGCACCATCACGGACACGCCCGGCGTCCGTGTCCGGCTGCCGGAGATGCTCGGCAGCGGCGGGAAGGTCGCGTACGTCACCGACGCGGACGGCGAGGACGCGATCGAGATCGCCTACCTGCCGCGCGCCAGCGGCGACCGCCCGCCGCTCCGGCTCGCCTCCGGCCTGCTCGGCCGGGTCCAGGAGCTCATCTCCGACCCGGACGGCGAACGGCTCGCCATCGCCTCGCACGACGGCCGCCTCCTGCTCCTGGAGACCGACGAGGAGACCTCCACCGGCGAGCCCACCGAACTGATCCGCTCCGTCAACGGCCCGGTCCGCGATCTGGCCTTCTCCCCGGACGGTGCCTGGCTGACCTGGTCGCACCCGGGCATCGGCCGCTCCCTGCGCAAGATCAAGCTCGCCCGCATCCAGGGCCCCGGCGCCCCCACGATCGTCGACGTCACCAACGGCCGCTTCGAGGACGAGAACCCCGTCTTCACGGGCGACGGCCGCTATCTCGCCTTCCTCTCCTGGCGCGGCTTCGACCCGGTGTACGACGTGCACACCGGCGACCTCTCCTTCCCGCTCGGCTGCCGTCCCTACCTCGTCCCGCTCTCCTCGGCGACGCCCTCCCCCTTCGCCCTCTCCCCCGACGGCCGGCCCGCCGCGGGCGGCCTCGACCCGGTGGACTCCGACGAGGCGGGTACGGCCGAGGGCTCCACGGTCACCGTCGAGTTCGAGGGCCTGGAGAGCCGGGTCACGCCGTTCCCGGTCTCCGCCTCCAAGTACTCCGCGCTGTACCCGGTCAGCGGCGGCGGTCTCGTGTGGCTGCGCTGGCCGATCTCCGGCGCGCTCGGCGAGACGTTCGCCAACCCGGCGGACATGTCGGGGCGGCCGACCCTGGAGTACTTCAACATCGCCAAGGCGAAGAAGACCGAACTCGTCGACCACCTCGACTGGTTCGCCGTCAGCGGCGACGCGTCCCGCCTCGTCGTCATGGACGACGGCGAACTGCGCGCCGTACCCGCGACCGAGCCCGGCGACAACGACTCCACGGTCTACATCGACCTGCGCCGCATCCTGCACGAGGCCGACCCGCCGGCGGAGTGGCGCCAGGCATACAACGAGGCGGGCCGCCTCATCCGCTCCTACTTCTGGGAGCCGGACATGTGCGGCATCGACTGGCCGGCGATCCTCGACCAGTACCGCCCCCTGGTCGAACGGGTGGCCACCCCGGACGAGTTCGCCGACCTCCTGCGCGAAGTCCTGGGCGAACTGGGCACGTCCCACGCCTACGTCTCCCCCGCCCGCCGCAACGAGGGCCCCCCGCACTACCAGCGCGCGATCGGCCTGCTCGGCGTCAACTTCGTGTGCAGGGAGGGCGCCTGGACCCTCGCCCGCATTCTGCCCGGCGACTCCTCGGACTCCAAGGCCCGCTCCCCGCTGGCCGGTACGGGCATCCGCGAGGGCGCGGTCCTCACCCACGTCGACGGTCGCCCGGTCGACCCCGTCACCGGCCCCTACCCCCTCCTCTCCGCGGCGGGCGGCACCACGGTCGAACTGACCTTCCGCCCCGCCGAGGGCGAGGGCCGCTCCCGCCGCGTGGCGATCGTCCCGCTGGTCGACGAACGCCCACTGCGCTACCAGGACTGGGTCGCCAAACGCCGCGAGGTCGTCCGCGAACTGAGCGGCGGCCGCTGCGGCTACCTCCACATCCCCGACATGGGTGGCTCCGGCTGGGCCCAGTTCAACCGCGACCTGCGCCTGGAGGTCTCCCGCCCGGCGCTGATCGTCGACGTACGCGGCAACGCGGGCGGCCACATCAGCGAACTGGTCGTGGAGAAACTCACCCGCACGATCCTGGGCTGGGACCTCACCCGCAACGCCCAGCCGGTCTCGTACGCCTCCAACGCCCCCCGGGGGCCCGTCGTCGCGCTGGCCGACGAGGCGACGTCCTCCGACGGCGACATGATCACCGCCGCGTTCCGCCTGCTGAAGCTGGGCCCGGTGGTGGGCCAGCGCACCTGGGGCGGTGTCGTCGGCATGACGGGCCGCCACCGGCTGGGCGACGGAACGGTGATCACGGTGCCGATGAACGCGGCGTGGTTCGACACGTACGGCTGGTCGGTGGAGAACCACGGCGTGGAACCGGACCTGGAGGCCCTGCGCACTCCCCTCGACTGGGCGGAGGGACGGCACGCGGTACTGGACGACGCGGTGCGGGTCGCGCTGGACCTGCTGGCGGCGCACCCGCCGGCGACAGCGCCGACGTACGACACGGCGCCGGACCGCAGGCGGCCTCCGTTGCCGCCGCGGTAGGGGTAGGGGCGGGAGCGGTGAGCTTCGAGATTCGAGCCCCGAGATCCAAGCCCCGAACTCCGAGCTTCGAAAGGCTCTGTTCACTCTTTCGTGGGTACGCGACGGGGGCTCGGCCCGGGTCTCGACGCTCGGGACCCGAGCCCCGAGTTTCGAGTGCCGAGATTCGAGCGATGCCTGACAACCGGTAGGTAAAAGAAGGAGGTTGGGGAAACCCTCCCCACCTCCCTACCCCGTAACGGCGAGCAAGTGTGACAATTTGTGACCGACTTGCGGCAGAGCGTCGCGGCTGCTTACGGTGCCCACGACGTAGCGACCCCGACACGGTGTTGATGCACCGGCCGGGGTCTCACCCCAAGATCGAACGAAAGCGACCCGATCTCGTGGCTACCCCGAACCTTAGCTCCGCCCTGCCGACGCCCGCAGTCCCGGCTCCGGCCCCGTGCCCGAAGGCCAGCCCCGGCTACGGCAAGCGTTCCGTCCCGGACCAGCGCCCGCCCCGAGCCGACGACTTCGCGTGCCTCCCGGAGCGGGAGCGGTACATCGCCGCATACGTCGACACGCTCCCCGAGGGCGCCGCGATGAACATCAAGTCGCTCGCCAAACAGCAACCCTTGTACGGGCAGATGGCCGTCGGCAGCGCGCTGCGGGCCCTCGGCGTGGCCGGTCACCTGCGCCAGGCGCGGTGCGCGGTCGGCGACGGAGACACCCTGCGCTGGGTCACCCGCACCTTCTGGTCGCGGACGGCCCGCGACAACGAGTGGTGGAACACCTTCCTCACCGCCGAGGCACACCACCGCCTGCCGCAACCGGTGATCACATCGGCCACACCCCCACCCCCGTGGGTCCCGGCGGAACACACCGCGCCAGACGAGCCCGCCCCCACCCCGCTCGTACCGCAGCAGCGCACTGCCTCGCAGGACGAGTCACCCGCCTATGCCGTGTTGTCCCAACTTGGCGCCGCCGGCAAGCGCTTGGGCCTCTCCGAGGACGACTGCCGAGACCTGGAGGAGCTGGCCGCCGCATGGTTCGCACGCGGCGCGGACGCCGACTACCTCGTCCACACGCTCACCTCCGGGCTGCCCCCGGCCGTCGACTCCCCGCTCGGCTTCGTCAGGAAGCGCCTCATCACCAAGCTCCCGCCCCGGCGACTCGCCACCCCGCTCCCCGCACCACCGGGCACATCGACACCCCGCCTGATGGCCGAGTGCACCGACTGCGGCGCACCCGGCAGGCCCGAAGCCTTCCGCGACGGCTTGTGCGGTCCCTGCCGCGAACCCGCCCGGAGCCCCGACGCCGATCAGGCGTCCGCCGAGAGGCCCGGCATCGAGCGCGACATCCAGGCCCACGTGACGCGGCTGCGCGAACAGCTGAAGCTGCGTTGACGCACGGTCAGCATCGGGTTCCGTACCCTGCTCCGCACCCGCTCGCGCACAGTCAACGGCGATGGCGGCAACTAACTCGAAGTCGCCGAAGGCCACCCCGGCCTCGTCCCCGTTCGCGATTCCAAGCGCCCCAGCGGCCCCGTGCTCATCGTGAACGCAGCCGCCTGGGCACCGTTCGTAGAGGCCGTCAAGGCAGCCTGACGTCGGGAAGTCAGCCGCCCTGCGCCGCAGAGCGATGGACCTTGCCGCAACCGCACTCCTGCGGCTCCGCGGAACCCGCCTGTTCCATGCGGCGGATCTCCAGCTCTGCCACGTCCAGGTGCCCGAGGTCGAGGGCCATCGCGGCACGCCCGGCGACGTAGAAGACGTCCTGGCGGGTCCGACAGTCCAAGCCCGGTTGGCGGCACAGGGCCAGGAACCGCACCTCAAGGCTGAGTTCGATGCGGCCCATCTCGCACCCGACGTGGGCCGGGACCGCGGTGTGCCGGAGATCCTTGACGTAGTCGCGCGTCTGCCGGTCCGCCTCGTCAGGCCGGGCTTCCACGGGGCGATAGGGATGATCGGCCCACTCCGTGTCAGCCCACTGGACGAGTTCTTCCAGACGCTCCGAGGCGACATCCGCATCCGGGGGCGAGGCGGACAGGGCGGCGTCCGCTTCGGCGACCAGTCGGGCGAGACGGCGCCGCGCGTCGTCGTCCCCCGCCGCGCACATCGCGACGAAGCCCGACAGCACGTCGAGCCTGCGGGAAACTTCCGCCCGCTGCCAGATCTCGTACAGTTCCGCCATCCACCGTTCCCTCTTCGCCGACCGCGCCCACGCGCCTTCGCGCCCCGAACCCTACGACGCACCCCCGTCGGCGGGTCCAGCGGTTTTCCCGCGCTCAGCGAACGATGCCGCCGGTCAGCCGTAGTACGGCTCCATCACCGCCCGCACCTCCTCCAGCAACGCCGGGCCCTCCTGCGGCACGGGCGGGCGGCCGTTGCCCGGCCTGAGGTCCAGGAGCTGTTCGCCGGAGAGGGCGAACAGCACGCGCCGCAGGCCCGCCTGCTGGATGGCCGCCGCGCACATCGCGCAGGGCTCGCAGCTGGTGTACATCGTGGTGGCCGCCGCCGTGGACGCGTCCAGTTCCCTCGCCGCCCATCGCGCGAGCTTCAGTTCCGGGTGCGCGGTGATGTCCCGGTCGGTGAGCGTCGTGTTGCGGTCCTCCGCCAGGACCGTCCCGTCCGGGGCCGCCAGCAGCGAGCCGAACGGTGGGTTTCCGCTCTCGCGTGCCTCTGCCGCGAGGGCGATGGCACGTCGGAGGAGGATGTGGTCGTCGGGCGTGGTCATGGCCGCTCCTTCAGCTGGAGGTGCGCGGCCACCGTGGCGAGTGCCTGTCGGGCCGGCTGTGGGTGACTGGTCTCTCGGGGGTCGCCGTTGTACGGGTCGAGGACGACCGTGTCGGCGCCCAGCAGCCGTAGTTGGCCGAGGTCGTCCATGATCTGGTCGAACGTGCCCTCGCCGGCGAGGCGCTGCGGGCCGGTGACCGGGGTCGCGGTGGGCCGGAGCACGATCCGGGGAGCGAAGGCGGGGACCGGGCGGCCCTGTTCGTACGCGGCCGACTTCAGCCGGTCCGCCGCCTCCCGGAGCCAGGGCATCGTGCACCGCAGCGGATGCCAGGCGTCACCGAGCCGCACCGCCCGGCGGAGGCCCGCGTCGCTGTTGCCGCCGACCCAGAGCGGGATCGTCCCGTTCCCGTACGCGTCCGTGTCGGCCCAGGCGGCCCGCAGGTCCCGCAGGGCGGCGTCGGTCAGTCGTCCCCGCTGTTCGAAGGGGATGCCGAGGGCGGCGAACTCCTGGCGCGCCCAGCCGATCCCGACGCCGAGGACGAGGCGGCCGCTGCTGAGTGCGTTCAGGTTGGCCGCCATCCGGGCGGTGAGCAGCGGGTGCCGGTAGGGGGCGATGAGGACCGTCGTACCGAGCCGGATGCTGGTGGTGAGGCCGGCCAGCCAGGACAGGGTGGTGAAGGGCTCGTAGAAGGGGGCCGGATACTGCTCGGCGACGTCGGGCGTGATGGCGATGTGGTCGGAGACCATCAGCAGGTCGAAGCCCAGTCCCTCCACGGTCTGGGCCCAGTCGTGCAGGACGCCGGGGTCGGTGCCGGGTCCGAAGTTGAGGACGTTCACTCCGATCTTCACGGGACCGAGCCTAGCCAGGCCGCACCGGCCGGCAGAAGAGATTCCTGCCGGTCCAGGCGGAGTTCACCCGTGGATCCCCCGGTAATCTGGGCAGATGGCCGAGAATCTTGACGCGACCGACTGGGCGCTCCTCGACGAGCTCCAGCGGGACGGCAGGATCGCCTTCACGGAGCTGGCCCGGCGGGTGAACCTGAGTGCGTCGGCGACGACGGAGCGGGTGCGCCGGCTGGAGGCGGTCGGAGTCGTCACGGGGTACCGGGCCGAGGTCGATCTGGAGCGGGCCGGGTATGGGGCACTGGCGGTGGTCCGGCTGAAGTACCCGGGGAGCCGGCACGAGCCGTTGCACCGGATGCTCGATGAGCGGCCGGAGATCCTGGAGTGCCTGCGTACCACCGGGGACGACTGCTACGTCCTGAAGGTGGCGGCCACGTCGATGGCGCACCTGGAGGAAATCGTGGACGCGCTGGCGGAGTTCGGGAGCACGACCACCAACCTCGTCTTCAGCCGGACCCTGCCGCAGCGCGGCCCGCGAGAGCCCCGGCCGGACCTCACCGCACGGTGAGATACGGAAGCGCAGCCCCGGGCGGACCTCACCGCACAGTGATGTGCGGAGGGGCGCATCTGGGCACTGCTCCCTCTCACCGTGCCGTGGTGACCCGCAGATGATCTCCGGCCCATTCTTCGAAGGTGGTGAGCGGGATGCCCAGTTCCCGCGCGAATTCCGGGCGGGCGGGCTGAGTGTGCTCGTTGATATGTGACTGGCCGAAGCCCATGTCGGGCATCCCGGCGGCGGTTGCCTCTTCTCCGGTCAGGTCGGGCGCGGTCAGCTCGATGCCGAGGTGGAGGGAGAGGATCGCGGCGATCTCCGTCATCGTCAGGAAGTCGCTCGCCAGCTCCAGTTCGACGCCGTCGAACCGTGCCGGTTCCGCCATGGCTGCCGCGGCTGCCCTGCCGATGTCCTCGACTGCGACGAGGGACAGCCGAGTTGTGGGCTTCAGCAGGCTCACCAGGCCACCCTCCACCCCTCGGGGGAACATGATCTCCTTGGCCGGGAGGAAGTTCTCCATGAAGAAGCCCGGCTTGATGAGTGTCCAGTGCGTGAAGCCGGCCTCGCGCACCCGGTCCTGGATCCCGGCCTTCGCGGTGTAGTAGGGCTCCATCCAGGCCCAGCGGTCTTTGACCCAGTTGACGTGCTGCCCGGCACCGGAGACGGAGGTGTGCACGAACTGCGGCACTCCTGCCGCCTTCGCGCCCTCGATCAGGTTGACGGCCTGGTCGAGTTCGCCTTCGAAAGCGCGCCCGTTCACGTCGGGCATCTGGACGGAGAAGACGGCGCGGGCCCCTTCGGCCGCCCGGGCCAAGGAGTCGCGATCGTCGAGGTCGCCGGTGACCAGCTCCGCGCCGAGCGCTTCGACGGCCTTCGCCCGGGGCGTGTCCGGGTCACGGACCAGCGCCCGGACGGGAACGCCGGTCGCGAGCAGTGCGCGGGCGGTGGCGCCGCCCTGCTGACCCGTGGCTCCGACTACCAGGGCAGGGGAGGATTCCGAAGGCATGGTGCTCCTCAGGTGGTGACACAGGACATGTGGCGGGCCCCGCCACTTACGCTTCGGTACGATACGGAGGGCCCCACCACTTAGCAAGGCCGGAGATGACGCCATGACCGTCCAGCGCGCAGACGCCCGGCGCAACTACGCACGGATCCTCGCCGTGGCCGAGGAGGAGGTCGCCGCACGCGGCGCCGATGCCTCCCTGGAGAACATCGCCCGCACGGCCGGAGTCGGATCGGCCACGGTGCGCCGCCACTTCCCCAGCCGGCAGGCACTGCTGGAGGCGGTCTTCAGCGAGCGGATCGACGCCCTGGTCGCCCGCGCCACGGCGTCGGCCGGGGCGCCCGACGCCCGGGCAGCACTGCTGGAGTGGCTGGACGCGCTCACCGCGTACGCCTCCTCGGCACGGGGCCTGGCCGAGGCGCTGACCCTGGCCGGAACGGACGACCCGGACCACGCGCCCGCCTGCTGCTCGGCGAAGCTCGCCGGGGCGGCCGACCCGCTGCTCCAACGCGCCGCGCAGGCCGGTGCGGTGGCGCCGGGAGTGACCGCCGCCGACCTGGTCACACTGGTCACTGGCATCGTCCTGGCCACGGAACACCATCAGGACCCCGCCACCGAGGCGAACCGACTGCTCGGCCTCACCCTGCGGGGCGTCGTCCCGCAGGGGTGAAGGGCGGCCGTGGCGCCGGCCTTACGATCAAAACTGCCGGCCCGTCCGAGGCTCGCACGGGGGTGGGGGCAATGTCGGAGATCGCTCAGTGGCTCAAGGCCTGGCACGCCACCCATGAACACGGGCTCCGTTCCCGCGGGATCAGCTCTGCCGTGAGTCGGCCGGTCCCGGGAACGCAGTCCCGGAGGCGGCCGAAGTCCACGGCCGTGAAGCTCACCCTGGAATCGGGCGAGCGCACGGGGCTGGTGTCCCTGTGGGAGTCAGGGGCCGCTTCACTGCTCTTCATCGACACCGGTACCGGGCACACCTGGCAGGACGACCCGGTGCTCACCTCGGAGCACGACCTGCCGCGCATCCTGGCGCCTCTTG harbors:
- a CDS encoding MMPL family transporter; the encoded protein is MATFLYKLGRLAFRRRRYVALIWVALLALAGFGAATASTATSSSFSIPGTEAQKAFDLLEQRFPAASADGATARIVFKAPEGEKMTDPAHKADVNKITGELKSGSDQIASVVDPYTGNAVSKDGSTAYVSVTYKVNSMELTDATRESLEDSGTAAQKSGMTVEIGGDALQVMPETGATEIIGIALAAVVLVITFGSLIAAGLPLLTALIGVGIGVSSITALANVLDLGSTTSTLAMMIGLAVGIDYALFIVSRYRAELAEGREREEAAGRAVGTAGSAVVFAGLTVVIALVGLAVVNIPMLSKMGFAAAGTVAIAVLIALTLVPAMLGFVGKRIMGRKARKAAADENRPEAKPNMGTRWARFVLRKPVWVLLVGVIGLGTIAVPAASLEMGLPDDGSQPTSTTQRRAYDLLSEGFGPGFNGPLMVVVDTAASSDGKTAAKQVTDEISGMPGVVAVSPATFNKAGDAAMITVVPKDRPSSVETENVVHAIRDAGTDIKSDTGAEVLVTGSTAMNIDFSEKMNDALLPYLALVVGLAFLLLMVVFRSILVPLKAALGFLLSVVAALGAVVAVFQWGWLGSLFGVEQTGPIMSMMPIFMVGVVFGLAMDYEVFLVTRMREAYVHGEKPGQAVVTGFKHGARVVSAAAVIMIAVFSGFIGSSESMIKMIGFSLAIAVFFDAFVVRMAIVPAVLALLGKRAWWLPRWLDRVLPNVDVEGEGLRKELAAGGAGDAGPDAGDARELTRV
- a CDS encoding TetR/AcrR family transcriptional regulator — protein: MARTRLTPERESELYAAVLDLLREVGYDALTMDAVAARTRSSKATLYRQWGSKPELVVTAMRHNKPVSLGDVDTGSLRGDFHAVLGRSDDCQMEKDSALMRGLSHAVHENPDLLQALRELLIEPEMTGLDTLLRRAVDRGELRPDNPALKYVPHMLIGAFAARQLVEDRPVDQAFLSDYVDSVILPALGV
- a CDS encoding S41 family peptidase, yielding MSDDVSYLRFPHLHEDLLCFAAEDDLWVAPLVPEGEVPGRAWRVTVDRTRVSHPRFSPDGTRIAYTTWRSLDPEIHLAPVAGGPSRRLTYWGSTDARVCGWTPDPGDGAQILAVSSHRQPFSYFSWAYSVPTDGSPGGRLPWGPVSDIAVAEIDGERRTLLLTGKPPHEPAAWKRYRGGATGRLWLHGERLLPDIGGHLDSPMFVGGRIAFLSDHEGVGNLYSCLPDGTDLRRHTDHDAFYARHASSDGHRVVYQCAGEVWLVDDLESPDAVPRKLEVRLGGPRAGRRTYQVAAASNIDSLSVDETGRASAVAVRGSLYWLTHRDGPARTITDTPGVRVRLPEMLGSGGKVAYVTDADGEDAIEIAYLPRASGDRPPLRLASGLLGRVQELISDPDGERLAIASHDGRLLLLETDEETSTGEPTELIRSVNGPVRDLAFSPDGAWLTWSHPGIGRSLRKIKLARIQGPGAPTIVDVTNGRFEDENPVFTGDGRYLAFLSWRGFDPVYDVHTGDLSFPLGCRPYLVPLSSATPSPFALSPDGRPAAGGLDPVDSDEAGTAEGSTVTVEFEGLESRVTPFPVSASKYSALYPVSGGGLVWLRWPISGALGETFANPADMSGRPTLEYFNIAKAKKTELVDHLDWFAVSGDASRLVVMDDGELRAVPATEPGDNDSTVYIDLRRILHEADPPAEWRQAYNEAGRLIRSYFWEPDMCGIDWPAILDQYRPLVERVATPDEFADLLREVLGELGTSHAYVSPARRNEGPPHYQRAIGLLGVNFVCREGAWTLARILPGDSSDSKARSPLAGTGIREGAVLTHVDGRPVDPVTGPYPLLSAAGGTTVELTFRPAEGEGRSRRVAIVPLVDERPLRYQDWVAKRREVVRELSGGRCGYLHIPDMGGSGWAQFNRDLRLEVSRPALIVDVRGNAGGHISELVVEKLTRTILGWDLTRNAQPVSYASNAPRGPVVALADEATSSDGDMITAAFRLLKLGPVVGQRTWGGVVGMTGRHRLGDGTVITVPMNAAWFDTYGWSVENHGVEPDLEALRTPLDWAEGRHAVLDDAVRVALDLLAAHPPATAPTYDTAPDRRRPPLPPR
- a CDS encoding MarR family transcriptional regulator: MATPNLSSALPTPAVPAPAPCPKASPGYGKRSVPDQRPPRADDFACLPERERYIAAYVDTLPEGAAMNIKSLAKQQPLYGQMAVGSALRALGVAGHLRQARCAVGDGDTLRWVTRTFWSRTARDNEWWNTFLTAEAHHRLPQPVITSATPPPPWVPAEHTAPDEPAPTPLVPQQRTASQDESPAYAVLSQLGAAGKRLGLSEDDCRDLEELAAAWFARGADADYLVHTLTSGLPPAVDSPLGFVRKRLITKLPPRRLATPLPAPPGTSTPRLMAECTDCGAPGRPEAFRDGLCGPCREPARSPDADQASAERPGIERDIQAHVTRLREQLKLR
- a CDS encoding nucleoside deaminase; translation: MTTPDDHILLRRAIALAAEARESGNPPFGSLLAAPDGTVLAEDRNTTLTDRDITAHPELKLARWAARELDASTAAATTMYTSCEPCAMCAAAIQQAGLRRVLFALSGEQLLDLRPGNGRPPVPQEGPALLEEVRAVMEPYYG
- a CDS encoding TIGR03619 family F420-dependent LLM class oxidoreductase, whose translation is MKIGVNVLNFGPGTDPGVLHDWAQTVEGLGFDLLMVSDHIAITPDVAEQYPAPFYEPFTTLSWLAGLTTSIRLGTTVLIAPYRHPLLTARMAANLNALSSGRLVLGVGIGWARQEFAALGIPFEQRGRLTDAALRDLRAAWADTDAYGNGTIPLWVGGNSDAGLRRAVRLGDAWHPLRCTMPWLREAADRLKSAAYEQGRPVPAFAPRIVLRPTATPVTGPQRLAGEGTFDQIMDDLGQLRLLGADTVVLDPYNGDPRETSHPQPARQALATVAAHLQLKERP
- a CDS encoding Lrp/AsnC family transcriptional regulator yields the protein MAENLDATDWALLDELQRDGRIAFTELARRVNLSASATTERVRRLEAVGVVTGYRAEVDLERAGYGALAVVRLKYPGSRHEPLHRMLDERPEILECLRTTGDDCYVLKVAATSMAHLEEIVDALAEFGSTTTNLVFSRTLPQRGPREPRPDLTAR
- a CDS encoding NmrA/HSCARG family protein gives rise to the protein MPSESSPALVVGATGQQGGATARALLATGVPVRALVRDPDTPRAKAVEALGAELVTGDLDDRDSLARAAEGARAVFSVQMPDVNGRAFEGELDQAVNLIEGAKAAGVPQFVHTSVSGAGQHVNWVKDRWAWMEPYYTAKAGIQDRVREAGFTHWTLIKPGFFMENFLPAKEIMFPRGVEGGLVSLLKPTTRLSLVAVEDIGRAAAAAMAEPARFDGVELELASDFLTMTEIAAILSLHLGIELTAPDLTGEEATAAGMPDMGFGQSHINEHTQPARPEFARELGIPLTTFEEWAGDHLRVTTAR
- a CDS encoding TetR/AcrR family transcriptional regulator, translating into MTVQRADARRNYARILAVAEEEVAARGADASLENIARTAGVGSATVRRHFPSRQALLEAVFSERIDALVARATASAGAPDARAALLEWLDALTAYASSARGLAEALTLAGTDDPDHAPACCSAKLAGAADPLLQRAAQAGAVAPGVTAADLVTLVTGIVLATEHHQDPATEANRLLGLTLRGVVPQG